A region of Streptomyces paludis DNA encodes the following proteins:
- a CDS encoding helix-turn-helix domain-containing protein, which translates to MTQNTTRSATLPPPEERRRLREAKPLTEKQIATAVGVTRSTIRSWETGRTNPRGRKRESYAKLLAGIELELLERAALARRTERAAVKAAQERTAARLLNTHGAPLQDHPEQHPDQHPGSHPEPRAEPAAEPAARPVTAAAVLVAPADSGAEAVSASSAESVIAAEAEAEAAAAVAAAVEAAAVAEAEAAARAAEAKAAALAALAAATTPEQAFDVLYTYTGPALARQTFLLTGRRALSKESVEQAFHLAWQRWPEVAVDRDPPGWVRVAAYEYAMSPWHSMRRAHRHPDPATPGELQGPGARALHEALLALPPSYRRTLLLYDGLRLDLPETAAETEASTPATVNRLMHARAALAAHLPELADPALLHARLDALAGAVTPPSLAPPGTVRTRSERRIRLWTRAAISFTTLIVGATAFTVTTAPTQYHAPVAAGERVGGVPAAAGPQRLTRQDVKLRAHLRAQPANGPYRLLPRPE; encoded by the coding sequence ATGACGCAGAACACCACGCGGAGCGCCACGCTGCCGCCTCCCGAGGAGCGCCGCAGGCTGCGTGAGGCCAAGCCGCTGACGGAGAAGCAGATCGCGACGGCGGTGGGCGTCACGCGGTCGACGATCAGGTCCTGGGAGACCGGCCGTACGAATCCCCGGGGCCGTAAGCGGGAGTCGTACGCGAAGCTGCTCGCCGGGATCGAGCTGGAGCTGCTGGAGCGGGCGGCGCTGGCCCGCAGAACGGAACGGGCGGCGGTGAAGGCGGCTCAGGAACGGACGGCGGCCCGTCTCCTGAACACCCACGGCGCACCGCTCCAGGACCACCCCGAGCAGCACCCGGACCAGCACCCGGGGTCGCACCCGGAGCCGCGCGCCGAGCCGGCCGCGGAACCGGCGGCGCGACCGGTGACCGCCGCGGCCGTGCTCGTGGCGCCTGCCGACAGCGGAGCTGAGGCGGTGTCAGCGTCATCGGCGGAGTCGGTCATCGCCGCCGAAGCGGAGGCGGAGGCAGCGGCAGCAGTGGCGGCGGCGGTGGAAGCGGCGGCGGTGGCCGAAGCCGAGGCCGCCGCGCGGGCCGCCGAAGCCAAGGCCGCCGCCCTGGCCGCCCTCGCCGCCGCGACCACCCCCGAGCAGGCGTTCGACGTGCTGTACACGTACACCGGGCCCGCCCTTGCCCGCCAGACATTCCTGCTCACCGGACGGCGCGCCCTGTCCAAGGAGTCCGTCGAGCAGGCGTTCCATCTGGCCTGGCAGCGCTGGCCGGAGGTCGCCGTGGACCGCGATCCGCCGGGCTGGGTACGGGTCGCCGCGTACGAGTACGCGATGTCGCCCTGGCACTCGATGCGCCGCGCCCACCGGCACCCCGATCCGGCGACCCCCGGCGAACTCCAGGGCCCCGGCGCCCGGGCACTGCACGAGGCGCTGCTCGCGCTGCCGCCCTCGTACCGCCGGACGCTGCTGCTCTACGACGGTCTGCGGCTCGATCTGCCGGAGACCGCCGCCGAGACCGAGGCGAGCACCCCGGCCACCGTCAACCGGCTGATGCACGCCCGCGCCGCGCTCGCCGCGCACCTGCCGGAGCTGGCGGATCCGGCGCTGCTGCACGCGCGCCTCGACGCGCTGGCGGGCGCGGTCACCCCGCCGTCGCTCGCGCCGCCGGGGACCGTACGGACGCGCAGCGAGCGGCGGATCCGGCTCTGGACGCGGGCCGCCATCTCGTTCACCACGCTGATCGTCGGCGCCACGGCCTTCACCGTGACCACCGCCCCGACCCAGTACCACGCGCCGGTGGCCGCGGGTGAGCGGGTCGGCGGAGTCCCCGCCGCGGCCGGTCCGCAGCGGCTGACCCGGCAGGACGTGAAGCTCCGCGCCCATCTCCGCGCCCAGCCGGCGAACGGCCCGTACCGCCTCTTGCCGCGCCCGGAGTGA
- a CDS encoding VWA domain-containing protein produces the protein MTTDPDVREERLRRWRMVLGGDGADGTGHALTGTDAAMDGALTALYGAGNGTGSPGPGSGPGPTAGGGRAAGGGRAGGLGGSAPSVARWLGDIRTYFPSTVVQVMQRDAIDRLGLASLLLEPETLAAVEPDVHLVATLLSLGRAMPETTRETARAVVRQVVQDLERRLAARTRTTLGGALDRSARISRPRHRDIDWDRTIRANLKNRLPERGTIVPERLVGHGRSSRAVRKEIILCVDQSGSMAASVVHAAVFGAVLASMGSLATRLVVFDTAVADLTDQLADPVDVLFGTRLGGGTDINRALTYCRSRITRPADTVVVLISDLYEGGIRDGMTARVAEMKASGVEVVALLALSDEGTPAYDRAHAAALAALGVPAFACTPDRFPEVMAAALEKRPIPVPDTDL, from the coding sequence ATGACCACGGACCCGGACGTGCGGGAAGAGCGGCTGCGCCGCTGGCGGATGGTGCTCGGCGGGGACGGCGCCGACGGGACGGGACACGCCCTCACCGGCACGGACGCGGCGATGGACGGCGCGCTGACCGCCCTGTACGGAGCGGGAAACGGGACAGGGAGCCCCGGCCCGGGCTCCGGTCCCGGCCCCACCGCCGGGGGAGGCCGGGCGGCCGGGGGCGGCCGGGCCGGCGGTCTCGGCGGATCGGCGCCGTCCGTGGCGCGCTGGCTCGGCGACATCCGTACGTACTTCCCGAGCACCGTCGTCCAGGTCATGCAGCGCGACGCGATCGACCGGCTCGGTCTCGCCTCGCTGCTGCTGGAGCCCGAGACCCTGGCGGCGGTCGAGCCCGACGTCCATCTCGTCGCCACCCTGCTCTCGCTCGGCAGGGCCATGCCCGAGACCACCCGGGAGACCGCCCGCGCCGTCGTCCGCCAGGTCGTCCAGGACCTCGAACGGCGGCTCGCCGCCCGTACCCGCACCACGCTCGGCGGCGCGCTCGACCGCTCCGCGCGGATCAGCCGACCGCGCCACCGGGACATCGACTGGGACCGGACGATCCGCGCCAACCTCAAGAACCGGCTGCCGGAGCGCGGCACGATCGTCCCCGAACGGCTCGTCGGACACGGCCGGTCCTCCCGGGCGGTGCGCAAGGAGATCATCCTCTGCGTCGACCAGTCCGGGTCGATGGCCGCCTCCGTCGTCCACGCCGCCGTCTTCGGCGCGGTCCTGGCCTCCATGGGGTCCCTGGCCACTCGGCTCGTCGTCTTCGACACCGCCGTCGCCGACCTCACCGATCAGCTCGCCGACCCCGTCGACGTGCTCTTCGGCACCCGGCTCGGCGGTGGCACCGACATCAACCGGGCGCTTACGTACTGCCGCTCCAGGATCACCCGTCCGGCGGACACCGTCGTCGTACTCATCAGCGATCTCTACGAAGGGGGGATACGCGACGGGATGACCGCGCGGGTCGCGGAGATGAAGGCGTCCGGCGTGGAGGTCGTGGCGCTGCTCGCGCTCTCGGACGAGGGGACGCCCGCCTACGACCGCGCGCACGCGGCGGCCCTCGCCGCGCTGGGGGTGCCCGCCTTCGCGTGCACGCCGGACCGCTTCCCGGAGGTGATGGCGGCGGCGCTGGAGAAACGCCCGATTCCTGTACCGGACACCGATCTGTGA
- the sucD gene encoding succinate--CoA ligase subunit alpha translates to MAIFLTKESKVIVQGMTGATGMKHTKLMLADGTNIVGGVNPRKAGTSVEFGETSVPVFGSVAEAIEKTGADVSVVFVPPAFAKAAVVEAIDAEIGLVVVITEGIAVHDSAAFWAYASSKGNKTRIIGPNCPGLITPGQSNAGIIPGDITKPGRIGLVSKSGTLTYQMMYELRDIGFSSAVGIGGDPVIGTTHIDALAAFEADPETDLIVMIGEIGGDAEERAADFIAKNVTKPVVGYVAGFTAPEGKTMGHAGAIVSGSSGTAQAKKEALEAAGVKVGKTPTETAGLARAILAG, encoded by the coding sequence ATGGCTATTTTCCTGACCAAGGAAAGCAAGGTCATCGTCCAGGGGATGACCGGCGCCACCGGCATGAAGCACACCAAGCTCATGCTCGCCGACGGCACCAACATCGTCGGCGGCGTGAACCCCCGTAAGGCCGGTACGTCGGTCGAGTTCGGCGAGACCTCCGTACCCGTCTTCGGCTCGGTGGCCGAGGCCATCGAGAAGACCGGCGCCGACGTCTCCGTCGTCTTCGTGCCGCCGGCCTTCGCCAAGGCCGCCGTCGTCGAGGCGATCGACGCCGAGATCGGGCTGGTCGTCGTCATCACCGAGGGCATCGCGGTCCACGACTCCGCCGCCTTCTGGGCGTACGCGAGCAGCAAGGGCAACAAGACCCGCATCATCGGTCCGAACTGCCCCGGTCTGATCACCCCCGGTCAGTCCAACGCCGGCATCATCCCGGGCGACATCACCAAGCCCGGCCGGATCGGTCTCGTGTCCAAGTCCGGCACGCTGACCTACCAGATGATGTACGAGCTGCGCGACATCGGCTTCTCCTCGGCCGTCGGCATCGGTGGCGACCCGGTCATCGGTACGACGCACATCGACGCGCTCGCCGCGTTCGAGGCCGACCCCGAGACCGACCTCATCGTGATGATCGGCGAGATCGGCGGCGACGCCGAGGAGCGCGCGGCCGACTTCATCGCGAAGAACGTCACCAAGCCGGTCGTCGGCTACGTCGCGGGCTTCACCGCGCCCGAGGGCAAGACCATGGGCCACGCCGGCGCCATCGTCTCCGGCTCCTCCGGCACGGCCCAGGCGAAGAAGGAGGCCCTGGAGGCCGCCGGTGTGAAGGTCGGCAAGACGCCGACCGAGACGGCCGGGCTCGCCCGCGCCATCCTCGCCGGCTGA
- the sucC gene encoding ADP-forming succinate--CoA ligase subunit beta: MDLFEYQARDLFAKHGVPVLAGEVIETPEAAREVTERLGGKAVVKAQVKVGGRGKAGGVKLASDAADAVEKAGQILGMDIKGHTVHKVMLAQTADIAEEYYVSFLLDRTNRTFLAMASVEGGVEIEVVAEENPDALAKIPVDANEGCTPEKAAEIVAAAKFPAEIADQVADVLQKLWTVFIKEDALLVEVNPLIKSGDGKIIALDGKVSLDENAEFRQPEHEALEDKAAANPLEAAAKVKNLNYVKLDGEVGIIGNGAGLVMSTLDVVAYAGEAHGGVKPANFLDIGGGASAEVMANGLEIILGDPDVKSVFVNVFGGITACDEVANGIVQALELLASKGEKVEKPLVVRLDGNNAELGRKILSDANHPLVQRVDTMDGAADKAAELAAAK; the protein is encoded by the coding sequence GTGGACCTGTTCGAGTATCAGGCGAGGGACCTCTTCGCCAAGCACGGTGTACCGGTGCTGGCCGGTGAAGTCATCGAAACGCCTGAGGCCGCCCGCGAGGTGACCGAGCGTCTCGGCGGCAAGGCCGTCGTCAAGGCGCAGGTCAAGGTCGGTGGCCGCGGAAAGGCCGGCGGCGTGAAGCTGGCCTCCGACGCGGCGGACGCGGTCGAGAAGGCCGGTCAGATCCTGGGCATGGACATCAAGGGCCACACGGTCCACAAGGTCATGCTCGCCCAGACCGCGGACATCGCGGAGGAGTACTACGTCTCCTTCCTGCTGGACCGCACCAACCGCACCTTCCTCGCCATGGCCTCCGTCGAGGGCGGCGTGGAGATCGAGGTCGTCGCGGAGGAGAACCCCGACGCGCTGGCCAAGATCCCGGTCGATGCCAACGAGGGCTGCACGCCCGAGAAGGCCGCCGAGATCGTCGCCGCCGCGAAGTTCCCGGCCGAGATCGCGGACCAGGTCGCGGACGTGCTCCAGAAGCTGTGGACGGTCTTCATCAAGGAGGACGCCCTCCTTGTCGAGGTCAACCCGCTGATCAAGTCCGGCGACGGCAAGATCATCGCGCTCGACGGCAAGGTCTCGCTGGACGAGAACGCCGAGTTCCGCCAGCCGGAGCACGAGGCGCTGGAGGACAAGGCCGCGGCGAACCCGCTGGAGGCCGCCGCCAAGGTGAAGAACCTCAACTACGTCAAGCTCGACGGCGAGGTCGGCATCATCGGCAACGGCGCGGGTCTGGTCATGTCGACCCTCGACGTCGTCGCGTACGCCGGTGAGGCGCACGGCGGCGTGAAGCCCGCCAACTTCCTCGACATCGGTGGCGGCGCCTCCGCCGAGGTCATGGCGAACGGCCTGGAGATCATCCTCGGCGACCCGGACGTCAAGTCCGTGTTCGTCAACGTCTTCGGTGGCATCACCGCGTGCGACGAGGTCGCCAACGGCATCGTCCAGGCGCTGGAGCTGCTCGCCAGCAAGGGCGAGAAGGTCGAGAAGCCGCTGGTCGTGCGGCTCGACGGCAACAACGCGGAGCTGGGTCGCAAGATCCTGTCCGACGCCAACCACCCGCTCGTGCAGCGCGTGGACACCATGGACGGCGCGGCCGACAAGGCCGCCGAGCTGGCCGCGGCCAAGTAA